In Drosophila busckii strain San Diego stock center, stock number 13000-0081.31 chromosome 3R, ASM1175060v1, whole genome shotgun sequence, the sequence taaataaaatatatatacatttgccGTACTTAATGCactccccacacacacacagacagacacacacacacacacagatgtcACTCAATTACGCATTGCtgtttaattaagcaatttgacCGCTAAAAATTGCCGCCACATAATGAATGCAAGTTAATTATACAATTCAAGTATTTAACTAATGaagtttgcaaataaaaatttgacaaATGTTGCGCcgttaaaagcaaattactgTAATAAgatacaatttgttgtatgGCTGTTGGGCGGCCTAAAACTCAATAAACAGATTATTAATGCAATTCCAATTAAAGTTTGCAGTACTTGCCGTATATGCTGGTTGTCATAAACAGTCatgctgttgttttttgtctGTTGCGCTGCCTGCGGTTGCATGAAAACCACAAAAGCCGCAGTAGTCAGTACCATTAAACATGCACAGATTGCAAGATAGATAACAGCAGGCGTATTCAATACAGTTGCGCGAATTTTCATCATTATAAGCACCAGAGAGACTGCTAGCTCAGCATAACAATCATTGTCCAGCCGTTGGGCACACGATGCAACAAGAGCGCGCAGCAgtttcaaagcaaaaaaccATTGCATACCCACAGGCGCAAGCAGCAGTAGTCAAAGCAACGGCAAACGCAACTCAACTCGATTGCTAGCTGGCTGTGCATTAAAGTTGTAGCAAGTTTGCTTTAAGCCGAGCAACGGCGACTGTTTATTTGaaactgctgctcagctgtttTTCGCCCCCCCTTCCCCTTCAAATGGATTTTGGGGCAACTTTTAGCGAGTGTCCGTGTCCCGTGTCCGTGTCGTGCGCATTGTAAAAGTTTCTAGATTTTCGTTAGCTAcgttttttatttgagttttcACTTACCTTGCTCTTAAGTGCGCCATTCGCcgaaaaataagaaaaataaaaccatttgccatttattttgGCACAACATGCTCGAGCTATGTGAAAACTTTGCGCCTAGcccgagcagcagctgagcagctgaactgagctgagctgggcGTGCGGGCTACTTTAATGATTATTGCTTTCTTTGGCAAAAGGCCGTGTATACCTATCTGTCTACCTATGAACTTAAGTGCGCCTTAATGTTGATTTCAAGCTCATAAGGTGCTGATTTCAAGCCTCGAGTGCCCAGGCAAAGCTTTCAACAAGCAACCCTCATTGCAATTACACAAAACcctaaagcagctgctgctacgtctatctgtctgtctgtctcttaGTCTGCCTGGCTGTCTGACTGTTGTTGtctggcagctgcttttgtcGACTGAAATTGCACTTCACTTTGtctaattgtaaaataaataaatgagatAAAAACGTAAAGTGGCGCAAGCTAAAATGCATAGGAAATGAAAAATTGCACACGAGCTGCTAACCACAGCACTTAtcatgctcacacacacaggcacacacagacagagacagaaaGCAATTGCATCCCTTATGCCATGGGGCAGACAGCATGCAGGTAAgatttatgcagctgcaagcTTGAGCTGTCTTTCCGTAGCAAAAAAAGCAGCGAGCAACtgtcaaaaataataaatcaacgTGCATGCGTTTGCATTCAAAATTGCAAGGTGTTTGCTGCCAGGCCAAGagacaagcaacagcagcaccagcagcaacaacgacagctGCAAGTGCCTCAAAGCAAGACaagctttcaatttcagcGGCAAAGCACTTAACAAGACCAAACTGACATTTGGCTGACAGTTTCAACAGACTGGCTAAATGACTAGAGCTGTCTGACAGtccgacagcagcagcagcagcagcagcagcaaccacccaAACGTCTCGGCAGCTCAACGAAAGTTGCGGCAAgtactttacttttttattattataattttgcgGGCAATGTTGAGGCTTGCCGCGGCATTCtagataaattttaatttttataaagtgTTTGCGCTGCACTCGTCGCTACACTTCAGAATTATGAATTAATTACGACTCAGCTGCAACCTGAACTTCAACTTCAGCCAGGCACTTGGCAAGCTCAGCAGCTTGTTGCGCTGTCACTTGCTGCTTACGGTTTGGCTTCTTGCGCTTCGCTTGGCCAGCAGGCTGCGCTACTGCATAGTAGAGCTGCTGGTTATGCAACTGGCCAATGGTTTTGCAGGCTAAGCCCTCGTCTAGCGCCTCTTGTATAATCCGCTGGCAGACGCTGGCTGGAAACTGTGTTCGGTTGGTGACATAGACGCCTAGTTCCTCGATGCTAAGCGCCTTGGCCGAGGCCTCGCGTAGTCCGGCCAGAACAAGCTCGTAGGCCGTGCTAATGCTCTTATCGTAGTAGATTAAAGCCATGACTTGTGTGtgtagctaaataattttcaagcgCCGCTTGCTTTAAGCACAAATTTCTAGTTAACTTAACAGACGCCAAACCGTTAACAATGCTGTGAAAGTTCAAATGCGGCCAAAAAGTTGCTGGCGCAGAATTTGAATAAACTGCgctaaattgaataaaaggCCACACAGCTCAAGCTGAAAAAATGCGAGCCGTGATAAAACCATCAGTTTTTCCGCTCTCTATCAATGGCATTTCCTGCGactgctctctctctatctagctgtgtatgtgtgtcgtTTTTTTCTGCTACATTGGCACTTTATGCGCCACTGCGAGTTGCCGAGCTTGGGGCTGGGCAGTCAggctgaaaataaatttttattgcacgaacgaattcaataaaaataggCAAACGGGCGGGGGCCGCGCGCAGCCTGAAAATCGCACGCTGcctaatttaattagatttttattacGACGACGTAGACAAAGCAgctgaattttatataaaaaacaaatgcagacagcataaataaaaggtAGTAAACTGAATCAATGTATACTAAACTAAAtgtgaaattttaaaatgcattttatgcaaatttaaacgTTTAAGGCGTGGCAGCGACTACTGCATTATAACATAAATGAATGCATTGACCAAATATAATGCGACGCGTttgatgcacacacacacatgcgtatgtgtgtgagtgaattGTAtctaattttatgcatttgccgCATTCGGCGCATAAATTATGATAAAaggcataaaatatgcatgtgaGGCTGGTGGGCcaaacaaagtaaattatGTGGCCGCTCAGCcaacattaatattaaaggTCACTGCTGCTAGTTGGGTTCATGTTCACTAAAATTAGCCAGCAGGCATATTTATTGCCAAACACAACGatacaaaaaaaaggcaaatacaAGCTGAAAGCTCAGGCAAATGTTGACTTAACCCCTATGGGCCACCTGTTTGCAGTTGTCATAGACATAGCTGCCCATATATATACGAAACCACTGGACATGAGCTAATCCTGGCGTACAGCAATTTGGCGCACATGTagtttgcatttgctatttcaacgctgctgctgcccctcACTTGCCCATTTTTTGTGCTCATTTGGGGCAAGTGGGCGCATGAATTCAGAGTTGAAATGCCAGCGTCTGGCCAATTAGTAGACAGTCTCTCTGCTCTGTGTGTGCAGCAAAGCTTCACTGTATATACTATACACTGCTCTTAATATGCTGTCAACAGGCAGTTGGCATTTCGTGCAGTTTGGGTTTCATTTgcaaaaactaattgaaaacaCTTCAAAGGTTGTCAATATCAATAGCACGAGTCCCCAACTTGAatgtcaaacaaacaaaagcaacaaattatctGTAGCTCCAAAGTTTTCCAAGGTCCGCTTCGCTTGTTTATCCCTTTCACAGCTGGCTGCCTAATGtgtgcagcaagcagcaatcaGTGCGGcacagctaaattaaaaatatgtacaaacCAAGCTACAACAAAGGCTTAAAGTTCGGCAcgctttaattttagttaaaattgaAGTTTCATCGCCTAACCCAAAAAGCTTTGCTACAAAATCATAACAAATCAAGTTATTTTTGTGtagtttttgctttcattggGCATGAATATTGCTAACAATAAGTTGATGAAATGTCctttatttagcttttgtgTATTGGGAGCCCCGatacaaaatcaatttgcaacgGAAGCTTGCTTGCATAACCCTCGAGACACATAATCCTGTTTATACTACATACCTAGGCACATAGCTatcatacacatgtgtgtgtgtgtatgtgtgtgtgtgtttagctgTTGTTTGCCTCTCTACTGtttcgtgtgtgtgctttgctttggtattttgcaaaatatcaCAGGTGGCAGCAAAAGTCTTAGGACATACTCTACGTATCAATGCTGCTGTGGATTAGTTGCACATTGTCTTTCCGGGCGGCGGCAGGCAGCAGGAAGCGGCAAGCTCTGGGGACAGAGCTGGGGCTTTGATTGAATTGCTCTGGCTAAAAGCTACAGGCTTGCAGTTATTTGTTTGACAAAAACAGTTTttgattgcaaaaaattttgtatttattagaaatattttaaagtttctCCAGCTGTGAATAGAATTTGCAGCCTATGGCAGCACTAAAAGCTAAACTCGAGtacgaatgtgtgtgtgcaacattttgggGCAAGTGCATTGCAGCAAAACCAATTAGctgtgcaaatgcaattattacaaactaaaaatttgttgttgtaggactataaacaaatttattaactgcGCAAGTTGCTGATTGCTTGACTGacaaactgactgactggctgacgACAAGCTGGCAGACTGACAGTCTGCCAGTCTGCTCAGTATATTAAGTTGAAGACACCAAAAGCCACTCAATGTCAACTTGACTTTATCCTGCTGCCGGCTGCCGGCTGCTCCTTGCCTTTAACTttctctttggctttggctttggctttgctgccTTTGGGTCTGCAGTCCGGCTTGCAGCTTGGTGGAGCACTTGGTGGAGttttcaaaagttttttaGCTTGCGCGCAACACAACTCATTGTTGGAGTGGATACTACTTGAGCTGCTATTGCTGCACCTTTTGTGCTGCAGTCAaagttgccacagcagcagctgctgcagctgcctgaGCTTAGCAACATTGcgcaaattcaattgatttgcttttcaAGTGCAATGCCTTTTAAGCGCTGCACAAATACAACTAATGCAAACTCCAACCACCCAGCCAAATCCACTGCACACccaccgaaaaaaaaataaacttgtttaaGTGATTTGGCCCCAAAACTTTGCGCTTTCCCTTCATCTACTTGCtgctaatgaaattatttgcaaactgCAGCGCTTACTCCTTTTTTctctcattttaattttatttgctttgcattttagtGTAATTAAACTGATTGATTTTCAAACTCTGCTCGGCTCTGCAGGGCTAAACAACTTTTCTGCTTGCCCTGCACTTGAGTTTTGCCAGCACTCTTAGCCATTTAAATGGCTTTCATTccattacaaaatttatgcgcctGCGTTTAGcttctgcattttttttttacaattttattggcATTTCCAGTCGGCGTTACAAGTTTGCCTAATTTATTACAATGTGCGCCTCGTAAATTGCCATTTCCGTGACCGGCTGACATGCCACTGGGCATTGCCCAATGTTAATgaccaaaatttatttgcaacatcCAACATCCGCCCAGCAGCAAAACTCACGCGCTGACTTCTCAAAacatgaattaaataaattatttgctcagCAAGCATTAAATGTTGTCGAGCTCTGCATAAGTCAGtccaattaactttaattgtcGCTATAATAATTCGTGGTCCACCAActaaaagagaaagagacaaaTGCAGAagtagagagtgagagacacTTACAAATGCGGCAGACTAATCAACTTTTGGCCAGGCTCAttggcaaattaattagctgTCAATGCTGTGCGAAACtttctcagcagcagcagcgtctgtgCTCAACTTTAATTGAGTTTTCACCTGGCATTATGCCACACAGTCTAGCACCACATAAAACCCACCACAAGATACATGCATGCAAACACGCAGCTGTGTTGACAACAAAgcaataagcagcaaatgccGCAAAATGTTATTTGCCTTACgaaacaagaagaagcagtagctgctattgttgtgcTATAGATAGTTTGTGAAGCTGCTTGCCAATAACAAAGCACACTTATGTTATCAGCAGTGTGCACTTCATAATAAATCGAGTGTTAAGCACAAAGTTTCATCATTACACTTTGATTCTCAAATGGAGCAGCCTTAAAAAAAATCCCACTAGTCCTGTGTCTGACTCTAATTTTCAAAGTACAAACGCTAgtttatgaatataaattacattcaataagtttacattaattaaataataaaaacttacatttaaagcttagcttagccATAACTCGTGTAAAAAGCAAACGATTTTTGGAGGTATTGGCATTGGATTTATTGGCATAACTTttccaaaacaattttttatttatcaaagtcaacagcatatgtttatttacaattaaataatgaattgAGCCGAAAAACAATTCAGTCCGATTATTTTTAGCCGAGTTATAGCtctgcaaagtttgaaattaaacaaaaaattactcttcagcattggttttgttgccataactatgtcaaaaacattttttttatctcaaacacaacagcatatgtttattttgtatctcatgagtaaattaagcctgAAAAACACTCCTTGTGCGATTTTTTTGGCTAGATTTAGCCTACTGCAAAGTAGAAGCTTTGATAGAAAtgagacggcatcatttttggcaaaaatttacaggggttacatcacgttttgtgccaaaatatcgaaaatcgtagactttccaagtttggatgcagttttattcttatgcatctcacgagtctaacaatgcattaaactctgaaatcggatgcaatttcgctgaattacggctttatcaaagtgcgatatttcacaataatttgtcttgtttgtttactattttgttcataccttcgccaaataattttatattacattCTTATacatcattttaattgtgcttttcACCAACGTATAGACGTATAGAGCATTTGGATCGGAAGTGATAAGAAATCAAGGACGGCATTCATTTGGCAATTAcaggttacatcacgtttttgcaaaaatatggGAAATCGTAGACTTTTCTTAGTCTTGAATGCAGTTTATTCTCATGTATCTCCGAGTCTTAGAAGGCATGACACTCTGAAATCGGAACGCCATTTCGCGAGTTACGAACGTTTTTAAAGAACAACAGGCAACAGTTTGGCATTGATGTACAATCTTTTGTATTGATGTAACTATTTGTTCTCTCCAATAGAAAAAAACTTACCTTACTTACACTGTCTATCCAACATACTTACCTATCATCCATCCATCAGTTTTTTACCCAATTCGAATTGTTATATTCAACTTGAACATTgttcttttatattttcgaGCTTATTAagattatttatgtttgttttgtacatcaacaaccaaagattgtttgcttgtacatcagcaaccaaaggttgttgcttttgtacatcagcaatcAAAGGTTGTTccttttgtacatcagcaaccaatggttgtttgttttgtacatcaacaaccaaacgTTGTTCGTTGAGCCTATCAAAGTTGAATATTTCACAGAAAATTGTCTTGTTTGCTCACTCTTTTGTTCATAACATCGctaagtaatttttttaagcatacaTGTTTACACTCATTTGAATTATGATTGGCACGTCTACATAATGTGGCATCGAACTGAAATATGCGATTATTTTTCGCTGACTTATAGCTATTCAAAGTTAGATGTTTCGAAAAATGCATCATCATTGTACATAGCTTGGCAACTAATAAtgttagcttaaatattatttaccgtaacattaattaaaggctcacaattaaaatgagtaaaCATGTAATGGGGTTGTGAGCTTTATTGTATATCAAATTATAATAGCTACTTTGCTTGAGTTGCAGACAAAGACTGTGCAAAGTCATGAACATTGTGTTCGTCTTAGGTTACAcctgtttattatattttgctctATTTTACGCTCTAATTCGAGCTAGCTATTGTCTTGTTTTATAAGCCTTTGTATCTTCCacatacacatttatataaatagaaataaatcaaGGCAACTCTAGCGCATTaaagcttgcaacacacacacacactgccattatatatttatgtgcatgtgtgtgtgtgtgtgtgtgtgtataagtaaCACAATCAAAGAGAGTGCTTTTGCACATTTTCAACGCCATTTGTTGGCAGCAACACAATTCGCCAcatttcaaaagcaaataaatagcatttattttaaatgaaaactaaaataagctgctgctgttgaccgTTGCTTGTTAATAAAACTAATGTACACTAGACAACACAAagagaataaatatttgatattgcGCTGACAAGAATTGTctacaaacatatatttttcattttcgatTGCTCGCTCATTAAAGTTGCAAATGCCATTGAGTACTTCgaattgcagctgcataagTAATGGACAATGCTTGATGGCACTTCCGGTGCCTTTGACTATTGCCACAAAACGGCAACGCatggcaacaaatgttgtaAAAGCACATATCCGGTGGTTGACTTGCTGCAGCGCACATATCAATGCACAATTGACAATTGACAATGTTGAAATGAAGTTGCCTGCcagcaagcacacacacacacactattgtgtagctgtgtgtgtgtgtcaagttGCAAGCAGGCGAAACATCAACGCAAAATGCACAAAGTGCctggcagctgcaaatgtCATCAAAAATGTATGAATTTGTTGATTTGACGGAAGTAAATATTTggccaagcaacagcagtggGAATTgccaatgtgtgtgcgtatctgtgtgtgtgtgcttcaagTTGTTGTCAATTTAGTTGTCCTGGGCTAAGCGTCATAAAAGATGCAGGCGCTgcttttatattgaatttgcaACAATATCTTAGACAGACACCCGCTGGCAATTAGTTTATGCTACAATTTGTTGAGCGCCATTAACGTTAAATTGTTATCAATGCCATTGGCGCAAAAAGCGAAAAGAAATTGTTAAGCTTTGATGTAATGCCTTTAGTCTCGAGGCAAATGCAATCTACTTTGTCGCGCATGCAGGCGCGTGCCCAATCTCAAATGTGCCATATTCAAATCGAACAAGCATTTCatatgttgcagttgcaagcgcAGCTAATGTCactctgcatgtgtgtgtgtgtgtgcgtgtgataTGCACGCACGCAGAGACAGCAAaaatggctggctggctggctggctgggaaCGTtgtgccattgccattgctattgcCATTGCCTGTGTGCTGCTCAACTAAGCATATCGACGTCAATAAATCATCCAATAATGCgctgatgttgatgctgatgCAGTGCAGAGCGCAAATGGCGCCTAGTAGCTCtgcatgcgtatgtgtgtgtgtgtgtgtttaatagtagtagtaggcGAGGCAGCCCGTCTGCTGTGCCATGTCTTTTGCCATTTCCGGAGTTACATACGAGATACTGAAGCTGCCgccattgctgttgcctgAGTGCTTTTTAACTTGAActgacgtcgtcgtcgtcgtcgtcgtcgcctgCAGGAATTGCAGAAATAACTTGCCCCACATCCTACCCCACcctacactcacacactcagtTGCCAGTGTGGCACTTATGTTTGCAGATTGTcagcataaaatgcaagcagaGCATTTCACAGATTGAATTTTATTCGGTTGCGGTTATTTCAACCATTACGAGTTGACTAGATGCGGGCTATGCAGACTATGAAGTGCATGCAtcaatttactaaataaagcaacgcttgtgtgtgtgtgctgtttgtgtgtctgtgtgtgtgtggctgaaACTTGCAACGCATTTCCTGTTAAGTGGCTGCCATTTGTTAAGCAGCTTGCGCTATTGAGGTCAAATGTATCGTTTGTTAGTTAGCTCAACTTTTGTGGCTGAAAGTTAATTatgcgctgtttgttttgcacaGTAttaagtgtgagtgtgtgtgcaacattttgtggcaacacGTCGCGCTGTTAGCTAATCATTTCATCGTTAACGCACCATTGCATCAAACTATGCAGGCATGACTTGCTGCCTTTATCAGCAACTTAGCTTAGTCGTGTGAAAAATAGTTACGTTATGccaggccacgcccacacgcagCCCCCATGCTCAGCACCAAGCCACGTCTGGCAAATGCTGTTAACTTTGCGCTGTTCCGTTGACATTAATGCGATTTTAATGCGCTGATTCGATTGAAGCCAATTGACAGTTTTGCTCTCGTGTACGCCGCCGCCGCGCAGT encodes:
- the LOC108602659 gene encoding uncharacterized protein LOC108602659 encodes the protein MALIYYDKSISTAYELVLAGLREASAKALSIEELGVYVTNRTQFPASVCQRIIQEALDEGLACKTIGQLHNQQLYYAVAQPAGQAKRKKPNRKQQVTAQQAAELAKCLAEVEVQVAAES